Below is a window of Lacrimispora xylanolytica DNA.
TCTCCTTCGGAAATGCTGTGCATGGCGCTGGATATCTTGGCAATATATCGCATGGATTTTTCCTGTAATAAAAGAAAGGTAACCGTAAAAATACCGATTCCGAAAACAACATAAATAAGAATCACTACGGCATCAAAGGTGGTAAGAAGCTCCACAAATGCATTGTCCCTGTCTGTATTACGCATATACGAAGCGATGAGGGAAATATTGGTTACAAGAAAAAGTTCTATCAGGACCGTGACCACAGCACTGTAAAAAATGTTGGCTACGACCCTGGCATGAAAACGGCGATTGATATCACTTTTCAATTTTGTAACCTACCCCCCAAACAGTGGTGATGATCTTATTCTGTCTGGTGTCTTCCTTCATCTTGCCGCGCAGACGTCTGATATGTACCATTACGGTGTTATTGGCTTCATAAACCTTTTCGTTCCAAACCTTTTCAAAGATCTCATCGGTGCTGAACACCCTGCCTGGATTGGAAGCCAGCAAATATAGAATGTCAAATTCTATGGGAGTCAGTTTAATTTCTTCTCCGTAAACGGTTACCTTGTGATTATCCTTATTAATGGTCAGCCCCCGAATAGCAATTTCGTTCTTGGCTGCTTCATTGACTGAGCTGTTGGGGTTTAACTGGGTATAGCGGCGAAGCTGTGATTTTACACGCGCCGTAAGCTCCAGAGGGTTAAACGGCTTTGTTACGTAATCATCTGCCCCGGTACCAAGGCCAAGTATCTTATCTAAATCAGTGGATTTTGCACTTAGCATGATAATGGGGATATTATTTGTCTCTCGTATCTTCCTGCACATGGAAAGTCCATCCATTCCAGGCATCATGATGTCTAAAAGAACCAGATGAATCTGATGCTTTTCCAGTATCTCAAGGCCCTCCTCTGCGTGGTTTGCCTTATATACTTTATATCCATCGCTAACCAGATAGATTTCAACCAGATCTGCAATCTCCTTCTCATCATCCACAACCAGTATGCTTATTGTCTCGGACATGAAAAAATACCTCCCTTGTCGTTATGTAAGCGGCTCTTCTTTTTACACAGAAAAGCCTGCATCCATTCTACCACAAGAAAGGTATCTTTGCCTTACTATTTTCTTACAAAAAACCTATAAAACGGTAATTCACACCTGAATTTTCCAGTTAGCTCTGGCTCTCATTGGGGATAAATACCCGGCTTGCCTGAGGGTTTAATTTCTTAAGTTCTTCCCTGACCGCTAGCTTTGCTTCCTCACAGAACTCCTCCTGGCTGTTTCTCTGGACCCGGCCTCTCCGGTCCGGTTTTTCATAAGTTCCATCAGGTAAAAGGATATGGGATTTTACATTATCCTCTAATTGTATCAAAAGGATCTTGATAATCCGTTCTTTTAAATCCTCATCTTCTACCGGAAACATGATTTCCACCCGTTTATCTAAGTTTCTTGGCATCCAGTCAGCACTTCCCAGGTAAAGCTCCGGGCTTCCATCATTTTCAAAATAAAAGACTCTGGTATGCTCCAGGAAATTTCCAATAATGGAGCGGACGGTAATATTTTCACTTAATCCAGGGACGCCTGCCCTTAAACTGCAGATGCCTCTTACAATGAGCTGAACTTTCACTCCTGCACAGGAAGCCTCATAAAGAGCCGCGATAATATCCTTATCACAAAGGGAATTCATCTTTGCGATGATATGAGCCTGTTTTCCTGTTTTTGCATTCTTTGTTTCCCGCCTTATCATCTTTAAAAACCTGGCTCTCAGCCAGATGGGGGCAACCACCAGTTTGTTCCACTGCAAAGGCTCAGAATATCCGGATAGCATATTAAAGACTGCCGTGGCATCCTCTCCGATCTGGGGATTGCAGGTCATTAACCCAAAATCCGTATAAAGCTTTGCTGTGGAATCATTATAGTTTCCTGTTCCCAGATGAACGTATCGTCTGATGCCATCTTCTTCTCTTCGGACCACCAGGGTAATCTTTGAATGAGTCTTTAAGCCTACCAGCCCATAAATTACGTGACAGCCTGCTTTTTCAAGTCTCTTTGCCCAGTTAATATTATTTTCCTCATCGAAACGGGCTTTTAATTCCACCAGTACAGAAACCTGCTTCCGGTTATCTGCGGCCTCTTCCAAGGCAGCTACAATGGGAGAGTTGCCGCTGACCCGGTAAAGCGTCTGCTTGATAGCCAATACTTCAGGATCTTTTGCCGCTGCCTTTACAAAATTTACAACAGGGTCAAAGGTCTCATATGGATGATGAAGTAAAATATCTCCCTTTCTGATATTGGTAAAGATATCATCCTCATTCATTAACTCCGGCACCTGCTGAGGGACATAGGGAACGGCCTTTAAGTGCTCGAATCCTTTCACTCCATACAGCTTCATTAGAAAGGTAAGGTCCAAAGGGCCACTGATTAAAAAGATATCACTGGAGCTGATATTAAGCTCCCTTTTTAATATTTTC
It encodes the following:
- a CDS encoding response regulator transcription factor — protein: MSETISILVVDDEKEIADLVEIYLVSDGYKVYKANHAEEGLEILEKHQIHLVLLDIMMPGMDGLSMCRKIRETNNIPIIMLSAKSTDLDKILGLGTGADDYVTKPFNPLELTARVKSQLRRYTQLNPNSSVNEAAKNEIAIRGLTINKDNHKVTVYGEEIKLTPIEFDILYLLASNPGRVFSTDEIFEKVWNEKVYEANNTVMVHIRRLRGKMKEDTRQNKIITTVWGVGYKIEK
- a CDS encoding RNA degradosome polyphosphate kinase, with product MADINEIFNNPDNYVNRELSWIEFNYRVLGEARDKSLPLLERVKFLGITASNLDEFYMVRVASLKDMVHAKYTKPDISGLKPGEQLEKISEKTHELVALQYSTYNRSLLPALKQHGIHVILNHEDLNEEEGNFADNYFERDVYPVLTPMAVDSSRPFPLIRNKSLNIAALLKKKSGEEELEFAMVQVPSVLPRIVKFPKKEGEEQKVILLEQIIERNMGSLFLNYNVVTASPFRVMRNADLSIDEEEAVDLLEEIQKQLKKRQWGEAIRLEVEEKIDKGLLKILKRELNISSSDIFLISGPLDLTFLMKLYGVKGFEHLKAVPYVPQQVPELMNEDDIFTNIRKGDILLHHPYETFDPVVNFVKAAAKDPEVLAIKQTLYRVSGNSPIVAALEEAADNRKQVSVLVELKARFDEENNINWAKRLEKAGCHVIYGLVGLKTHSKITLVVRREEDGIRRYVHLGTGNYNDSTAKLYTDFGLMTCNPQIGEDATAVFNMLSGYSEPLQWNKLVVAPIWLRARFLKMIRRETKNAKTGKQAHIIAKMNSLCDKDIIAALYEASCAGVKVQLIVRGICSLRAGVPGLSENITVRSIIGNFLEHTRVFYFENDGSPELYLGSADWMPRNLDKRVEIMFPVEDEDLKERIIKILLIQLEDNVKSHILLPDGTYEKPDRRGRVQRNSQEEFCEEAKLAVREELKKLNPQASRVFIPNESQS